AAATCACTTTTCCTGTGTCCTTAAAGCAGGTGACGGTGCTCTCTTTGATCCTTACAGTTTCATTTCCATTTTTGTAAATAATTTTATGTAAGTTATATATACTTTTCTATCCTTGCTGTAACTTGTATTTGGGAAGTGGCATTATTAAAACAAAGAAAACCAAGAATACATGTAAACCACTTTATCTATACATTAATTAATACTGTTTTGTTGGCCATATTCAGCCTGGGCCTCGAGATGTAACCATTCAGTGCTTCATCAAAAGGGATAAATCTACTCAAACTTACTACTTGTATCTGTGCCTTAGCACAGGTAAGCCTTTTTCAAAGCATTATTATACATGACCATATTTCTAGTTGTGTAAACCTAGACATGTAGCATTGTCCTTGCGGTATAAAGAGCCATGCTCGAATTACTGTATGTATTGAAGGTACCATTTTACCCCACTATCCTCTAGATTCATGTATGCCTAAGCCTTTGGTACCAGCATAATAGTTGCGCTGTTAGATTATTATTACTTACTAAGTTATATACACCATTATTATTACTTACTAAGTTAATATACAccaatgaagggcgggcctggtgcaagcggtagagtcttaccgcctgtgaccggaaggtcccgggttcgagtcgcggtctcctcgcattgcactaggcaagggtaaggcttgccactgacacccttccccagcgggagctctctgcactgggtacgccctttttaagTTAATATACACCAATGTACTATACATATAAATCATTTGTGCATGCTTCATGACTGGCATTCTTGACTGCCTATCTAACAAATCTAGAGAGAGAGTCCCCTCATTTTTGCTCTTCCAGAGTATGCACTCTGTTTACTTTCCAGTAGTTATGACAACTGATATTTTAAAATAAGAATATCAGCTGTTTCTATACTGTCTGCTAAATCTGCATTTCCCACTACAATTTAACCTTAATGAAGTGCCCACCTGCGGGGATTGGGGAACTCTAGAATGCGTGGACATAGTCAATCTATCATCTTCATAGCGGTTTGGTTGCTGGAATCCAATAAATTTAGACATTTACACTAGCCCTGTTGGTATTCTATCACTCTGAGGCTAAAACATAATAGCACCTACCAATACTTAAGGACCTAGGACTGGCATTCTGCTATCAGATGTCAGCCATTTTGTCTGTTTCCGTTTCATTCCTTAATCTTTTGATTTTCCACTTGCAGGTTTGCTTGgtactcctttttttttttgttttgtctcTGATGCTATTAACATGGTCTAACCTATTTTCTACAGCTGTGCTTGTTGAAAGTGGCAAGTTCCTCCTATGCGCGAAACGAACCTCCCGTCCAACTTGTACAGAATATACAATATTTATGAATTCTGAAAATTTATCTAGGTCAAGCAAAATGTACATTGGAAAGCTGAGGTACTAACTCATACACTGGCCAAGTTCTTTTCGGAACTACATAACCATTTTCTAGTATGTATGTGTCACTAATGTATCTATGGTACTGAACATCTAGGTCAAATCTCCTCGGCACAAAGTTTGCAATATATGATACCCAGCCTCCATGCAATACATCACAACCAGGGAAAACAAGCTGTAGGTTCTACTCCAGGAAGGTGTCGCCAAAGGTCTCTTCCAGGACCTACAACATAGCACAGGTTTCATATGAGCTGAATGTCTTGGGTACTCGGGGCCCTAGGCGGATGAACTGTGTTATGCACTCCATCCCTGCCTCATGCCTTGAGGCTGGTGGCACTGTTCCATGCCAGCCGGACAGCATCCTTGCTCGCTCCATTGATGAGTCATTTGGACAGCATTTCCTTCTCCCAAGTCATCTGTTGTGGACCTATTCTATGCGTTTCAGCAGCACAAGATTCTCTGAAATCTCAATGAGCAGCCACACTGATCAGAGACACGGCATTGGGAGACAATGACTGAGTGCAAGGAGAGGCCATTGATTCTCCGTAACAAGGCCCCAAGGTGGCATGAGCAGCTGCAGTGCTGGTGCCTCAATTTTAGGGGCAGAGTGACAGTTGCATCTGTCAAGAACTTCCAGCTTGTTGCCGCTACAGCAGCCCGCCGCTGGAGCCCCAACCCCATCACAGGCTACCCCGGTGCCGCCAGCCTGAGCAAGAAAAGGTGATCCTGCAATTCGGGAAGGTGGCCAAGGATATGTTCACAATGGACTACCGTTATCCACTGTCAGCCTTCCAGGCCTTTGCAATCTGCTTGAGCAGCTTTGACTACCAAGCTGGCCTGCGAATAAAGccgtcatcatggctgaaggatGATGATCTGTTTCATGAAGACGGCGGACCCCAAATTTTGCTGGGCCGCCATTCTGTTGTATGTTGTTGATGCCTTCTTAACTTACCTAGAAAGCTGTGTTTAGCCATTTCCACCTGATCTACAGCTGCTGCTGTGCTGTCTGTCCTGATCGCATTGTTTTCAATAGCTTTGTTCTGTGGAGTAGCATCTTGGCCTGCCCTTAACTAGCCGGCAGAtttaaattgtttttttttcataccatggttgtATTAACTGATAtctaaagttgtactaattattagggaattaagttgatgaaccacactatgaagttatgggagagagtcattgagcagcgcctgcgaggaacgacgtAGATATCaataaaccaatttggttttatgCCCGAAAGGTTAACTATAGAAGCAATTTTTTTAATAAGACAGGTTACGGAGCAGTTTAGAGCAGAAGAAGGATCTTCGtttggtttttattgacttggagaatgcTTATGATAAGGTACTAAGAAATGTTATGTGATGGTCTTTGAACAAACGTAAAGTTCCATCAAAGtatgtgaccctcatcaaggacatgtataataatgttgtgactagtgttcgaacaaacgatggtaacacagattacttctcgATTAAAATTGAACTTCATTCGGGGTCAGCCTTAAGCTCGCATCTCTTTGCCTTattaatggatgaggttaccaagaACATAAAagaggatatcccttggtgtatgttgtccactgatgatgtagtgttagtggacgaacaTCAGACGGGAGTAAATataaaactagagttatggcggtagacccttgagtctaaaggttttagattgagcagaactaaaaccgaatacatgagatgtgactttggtgGAGTTGTACATGAGGAGGAAGATGTGAGTTTGAAATGtaagtagtgcctaagaatgatacctttcggtatccgggattgatgctacagagggatggatatattgatgcggacgttagccatataatcaaagcagggtggatcaagtggtgataagcttctggcattctttgTTACAAGAGGGTACcataaaagctaaaaggcaagttctatagaacgacgattagaccgGTTATGTTGTAtgaagcagaatgttggcctacaaagattcgacatgttcaacaactgagtgttgtagaaatgcgtatgtttcgatggatttgcggtcacacaagaatggaccgagtttagaatgatgatatacgtgatcacctagaggtagcaccgattgaagaaaagcttatccaacattCGTTCAGGTGGTTTGACCATGTCCAaagaagacctccagaggcaccagtgcattgtggagttctaagccaagctaataatatgaggagagataGAGGAAGGTTGAAATTGACGTGGAAgagacaataaaaagagatttgaaagcttgtgatatacttgaaaagaagctattgaagtgcctgaaccatgACTTGGGGTTTTtggtgggttttaactctagcctatcTCAATTtgtttgggactgaaaggctaccGTTGTTGTTGATGGTTGTATTAACTGATAAGAGAATCTGACACTTTCGCTTGTGCCTGAGCCGTCGTCTGCCTGTGGGATATGCAAATGTGCATCTTGTAAAACTctaaccttaagtgtggtgcacctttctgatccaacgaaaatgacataagttgctcactagatgaccgacgtcattacagggatagtCACGTCGagcagagtcacttgtctaccctcttgcaatctatttatgttcctgttagtgacctgttcttcaaaggttaaccattggactactccagaaggaagtcctattgcatctagttcgacatatagatcgcttgacatgataaggagagataactaaggaagagctcaagtgagaataacatgtCGGTGTAGttctataatggatcatgactagaaacctcgataccaacgcgtgccgagcagcacagccatGTGTGCGCACCCACAGGGGCTCTCGGTtttgtcgcggcaccatagatcgctaatcgtggcaccattactgaacatacaacccacaagaaatctcacatggcataaattgggttgcataggagcaagcactatgcgaaggagggatagcaaacaaaggtagtcacaaggttggGAGTCAACAAACAGGggatccgaagatcaaaacacaatgcaagagagcatagcttaattgccaaagacaactgagcaggggacttcttgccaaatttccatatacgtcttgtgtccaccaagtgattaccaaaacttggacgtggttctaggatagcgctcttcaacactcgtatgcttaccgagaacaaaaggggtgataactatggcactaattaaataacaagcatacatacccaccacttggctaaactagaggacattagaggttaagcatgtaaccacaattatttctagcaaggctaagcacacacttttctcaagcacttcctattcaagcaacatggaacaaggcattcttgtttaactccacacaaggaagatagtgcaatacatcgaccacaagttacttagtacttagaacaaaggaagggaagcatatttatgcacaagcacaatcatgatgcatgctcatcctattcgtcctcacgaaattgccagcctaaggtggcaatcacgttctatgtcggtggcataacacatactctctcgatatatagctagtcgtcagctacattcaatctacgcattcgtggttagcgtacctgcaggcaaattcattgcagcccatccccacaagagataaataagcgcataatgaaaatagtaaactaagatactctccgtatatacatccccagatgtatatacttcgatatccatagctacccgataaatatacccgcaattaagtactttcatatatacatgggtgtaacatgtaaatatttcagtaaccatagctaactttcccctagaccgacagttgggtggtcatgctctcacaactcacacttacctaggcgtagaggcaattgatccatacattaccattcaaacgaatggcatccatacaatagcacgccgtatggacgacgaaagtaaaaatttcaataaagtacatcccccaaagttagtacttagatagccacctaatagtccttaactgggcataaaggaagatgtcgctagcatagttttgcaaataagttttgacaaatttgcttgtagctaaagttttagttaaaatagaccttttaaaaccaaaacttagcttttaaaactatgtacctgacagtattatgcttaatctcgctctgataccagctgtgatagaaccgctcaatttatacaagatcaagtacggttgccccgctaacacgttgacgcacccatactttcactcatataaacccggtagtccgccgagtgtcccgaaagacctcggtaaatcaacatcacaaccaagatcgcgtgattaagcaaatacacatcacatacatcgggttgcagcggaaataatattacaaagggtttaacaaataatagtacaagtttgggtttcaaaaccgcttagtgaaaacaacatagctttcaaatgattacattaatataagttccaaatatattgctagcatagtgacatcatccgacaaaagcatatagatgagaagtaagtatagaatcatcgagcccactggtggttagccaccatcatcaacaggtcgagaacatcacctgcaataaggtgggataaaccctgattacttgaatgtactcagccagacttacccgtcttaaaccaaaataaatcgACACCAAGaattatgcatggctttctttagtgggctagctgacttgtttgcgaaaagcataagctatcatgaagaaaccattttaagtactttgcatcatctttattatgacctatccatctaggtaagcacctgtactatagcaatcacttgattaaccaataacatccagttaccaatttagatttagcatatcccatatcatccagataaccatcattgttccataataattactacgatgccgtaactcgagtcaagtgctcactatccaggagcgatggcgattcgaatcgattcctaaccagctggtgatttattccttacacaaacctcactcacccgctaaagtgagatattgatcaccgagtcaactttccaggaatctcgagtttgccaggaaccacatgtacccgggggccaaccgactgcactttggtcttatcatctcgcccccgtgtcctaccacacctgctccggcacagtgcgctgcgggcaatctactcggcccgaaaaatctcccagcttcgcggtcggaaggtactttatccggccagctaaatgtaaggcatgcgttcaacatgactcgaggcccaacaacggtcggtccttaatcgacacagacggaaactaacagcaccccagaaccctgtctggttgcctccaactttttccgtccggtctccaattatccatcacacatggttaattccaggatatcattctttccatagctaaattcttccagtaaccacctataatgtaggtgaccggatatctccgatcgctaccggtctaagcaaggctaagcagttattcgatcctgacctaacagggtaaaaaggtaataaggtaggcaaggatagtaataaatgcatcaacggtttcaatcaactcctacaacttaatgcaacaatatataactcgtatatagaaagaattgcttttataaagtaggagacttagaatgctccggggcttgcctaggatctgacacaagtcagttcagttagcttgcaccgtcctggtgacgtctcaggtcctagcattcgcttagtccttccatcttcgggatagatcctccatacatcgtcttcgggtttggctccaacatcatgttgttcacgtggttcatctagcgcacctagatgagatgccagatgcatgtgtatgaatgtgatgaatggtaacacaagatgcatcacataagcatacaAGACAACAAGttattatgcaagacatagacaccaataactATTTAACTCACATCAcaccactaactatagagagcaagcacatcaagcatggcacaagtttcccaagatctcaggtgctctaactcagtcatcattcaaggcataagtcacacttaacaatatacaagcaaacactataattggaatatgccaatttctggacatgcaaacagcagctacaagatttagctataactggagttacacaaatccaaatgacttgcaagaagacattatggaaagcttatgaaattttctacaattcatctttaatcatcttagcatgattctcaagttaactaagtcaaatatatttatttacagaaactggtctacaattgacagaaagcagccatttctgaaacccaactttaaacagctataactcttaaactacttggccaaatgacaccaaaatttaatagaagctagatacatgaattatctacaatttttgtataaacaagtttcacaacaaagcacattatcatgaagaactttgctaagttcccagatctgtccataaaccacatcggcaagaaaataattattaacttatgttgcaaatacataattaggcaaaaccaactttaccaacatgttacacatgactaaagaacaccagaaaacctagtgtccatgaccaaataaattcttttaatgcatttcttaatttattttagataataaggtgacttaatgaacatataccaaaagtgcacaataacttctacaaaaattacagtggctcacatatcctctcaatagtctactgtacaaatttcactccatttggatatgtatagcaacctctatgaaaaagacaagttgctaaagcaagaattcatgtgagagcaagataaaccaataactcactcatacttcatccaatactcatgaaatttttaccacacatcaactatcacatgagtagcatgccacaaaaatttcacttcatttggagccctagatctatagttatgaaaaataacaaattcaactagcattacaaccttactgcacaaatctatttttaccgcaaaatatttaaactaaaacatgccatattatagatccactgcatagacaatttcacaaggattccaaaaagtcctcatttactattttacgaattttctacgatttactatgaatttccaaagttcctacaaaataattacaaaccaatccttatggcactattcacctgagtctatgacattgcagtTACACCCCTCCCTTTAGTCGAATTGCTGTGCGAGGTCCCTGGTCGGAAAAAACAGAGCAGAGGATGGCCGGAGCTTGCTGTTGCGGCCGGAGAAGGTACGTCGTCGGTGGGGGAGTGATGGAGAAGCACCAAGGGGTCCTTGCGCACCCACGGGGCTGCTCGGCTTAGCCCAAGGTGGCCCACGGCGGCTTGGCCACGCGCGGGCGCcggttgcggcggcggcggccggaacttccacggccatggtggcggtttgcgacggcgagcacgagcacgacgtGAAGGAGATGGCGGCGAAGCTGAGGGTGGTGCTCTTGGGGAGTGAGGAGACTGGGAGCGGCGAGAACAGCTGCGGCGGCCGGAGCTtccacggcggccatggtggacatGCACGGCGTTCGCAAGCTCTAGAGCGAAGGAGGGCGAGCGAGGGCAGCGAGTGAGAGCAGGGAGGAGTGGGGAGCGTCTGGGATAGCTCGGCCTCCATTATGGAGCAGCAGGGGCGCGGCAGGGCGGCCGGGACACGCGGCGAGGAGGTGGGCGCGTGGTGCTTGCGCCTGGTCGCCACGGAGGCAAAACGTCAAGCACGTGGCGTGCAGCGAAGTGGACAAGATGGGACGCCGTTTTGGGCTAGCTCGGGTCCGAATTAGACTTTGGGCCCAAAAGAAAAGTTGTCAATCTCGGCctactctacatttttcattaaggcactctagtcatttgagcaacatgacagtgggtaattaatctccaaagtggcattgtcaatgcattgatGGCAATTAGCAAACTCCAAAATTGAGGGTCATAAaaaggtccaacgagtgccatcctttTGCATGGTCTT
The sequence above is drawn from the Miscanthus floridulus cultivar M001 chromosome 15, ASM1932011v1, whole genome shotgun sequence genome and encodes:
- the LOC136507302 gene encoding tubby-like F-box protein 14, with product MSFRSIVRDVRDGFGSLSRRGFEVKLLGHRRGRSHGAVHELHDPAPVIQSSCWANLPPELLRDVIERLEASEATWPNRKNVVSCAAVCRTWREICKEIVKNPEFSGKITFPVSLKQPGPRDVTIQCFIKRDKSTQTYYLYLCLSTGLLAVLVESGKFLLCAKRTSRPTCTEYTIFMNSENLSRSSKMYIGKLRSNLLGTKFAIYDTQPPCNTSQPGKTSCRFYSRKVSPKVSSRTYNIAQGQSDSCICQELPACCRYSSPPLEPQPHHRLPRCRQPEQEKVILQFGKVAKDMFTMDYRYPLSAFQAFAICLSSFDYQAGLRIKPSSWLKDDDLFHEDGGPQILLGRHSVLCSVE